A region of the Salvia splendens isolate huo1 chromosome 11, SspV2, whole genome shotgun sequence genome:
AAATTGAGAAACCAAACACACATACTACGAGATTGAGCTACACACACAAAGCTCACTCGAGCAATATGAAGATATACCAACTGACATgaacataaaatgataaaaccaTGAACATAGAATGATAGAGCCAATGAGAGAAAAAAACAGagaaattttatttgaatatactCAATAAAAAATGATTACATTCGGTTACAACACGCTTTTATAGCTGATCAAACAAGAAGGGAAAGAAACTAGAAAGTGTCAGCTCATCCATAACTAATTATTTAACTAACTAACTGGAAAATATCTTCCAACGGTCACCAACGGCTTCCGACGGTAACTTGTTCTCGGCTTCTCACTTCGAGCTTTGTTTGATGTATTTCAACACCCCCCTTCAAGATGGAGTGTATAAGCTTTAGAAACTCATCTTGCTCAAGATCTTCTCAAAAGCAGCAGCACCAAGAGCCTTTGTAAATATATCTGCCAGTTGCAAGTCATTCTTGATGTGCATTGGTTTGATGATTCCTTCCAAATACTTTTCCCTCACTGTATGACAATCTATCTCTATATGTTTAGTACGTTCATGAAAAACCGGATTCACACTAATGTACACCGCAGCTTGATTATCACAAAAGAGAGGGACTGTCTTCTCTACTTTTATTCCAAAGTCTTTTAATAGTGCAATAGCCCAAGTCACTTCACAAGTTGCTTGAGCCATTTCTCGGTACAGCTTCGGCAGAGGATCTAGATATGGTTTGTTGCTTCTTGGATTTCCATGACACCAGTGAAGATCCAAGAAAAAGACAGTATCCAGTCATAGAGCGTCGAGTATCTGGGCAAGatgcccaatcagcatctgaAAAAATGCTAAGCGTTGGTGTTGCTTTGCTAGAATAGAACAGCCCATGACCTGGTGTAGCTTTCAAGTATCTCAATATCCTCTCACTTGCTTCCCAATGATCAACACATGGATTTAATACGTACTGACTTAGTTTATGCACAACAAAAGTGATGTCGGGTCTAGTAATGCATAAGTATAGCAGTCTCCCTATTTTCCTTCTATACTTAGAAGAGTCTTCCATCGCATCACCCGCTTGCTGTTGTAATTGTTTTGAAGGATCCATTGGCACAGAATATGGTTTGCAACCAAGCAAACCTGCATCTCTCACTAAATCCATTGCATATTTTCTTTGGGAGACCATGATGCCTTTTTCACTTCTTGCTATCTCCAAACCAAGAAAATATTTGGGAGTTCCTAAGTCTTTAAACTTGAAGAACTGACTCAGAAACTCTTTGAAATCCTTCATGACCTCAGGCTTGTTAGTGGCTGCCATTAAGTCATCCACATACACTACCACTGCAAAGAATAATGAACCCTCAttcttgaagaagaaagaatggTCGGAGGCTGATTGTTGCAATCCGAATTTGGCTAGTACTTCAGTGAGCTTCAAGTACCATTGTCTTGATGCTTGCTTCAATCCATATAAGGATTTATTGAGCTTGCAGACCATTCTAGAGCCACTGTGATTGCCCTCCTCAACAAGAAGCCCCGGAGGAATATTCATATAGATCTCTTCTTTGAGATCACCATAAAGGAAAGCATTATTTATATCCAGATGATAGAGAGACCAGCCATGTATAGCAGCTAGAGCAAGGATGAATTTGATAGTAGTCAATTTTGCCACGGGTGAGAATGTGTCTAGAAAGTCAATGCCTTCTAGTTGAGTAAACCCCTTAGCCACCAAACGAGCCTTGTACCTTTCAACAGTGGCATCTGGTTTAAATTTCACTTTGAATACCCATTTACAATCTATAGGTATTTTCCCAATAGGTAGAGGAAGAATTGTCCATGTGTTGTTCTGTATGAGAGCAGATAATTATTCTTGGATGACTTGCTGCCACTCAGGGTATGGAGATGCTTGTTTGTAGGATTTAGGTTCAAACATAACAGTCATGAGAATGATATATTTGAGGTGAGGAGGAGATAGTTTAGAGAGTGAGAAGTAGGCTGAAATGGGATAGGAAGATGAGGATGAGACAGAATTGCAAAGGTAGTCAGTAAGGTGGGCTGGAGATTTAGTTTGTCTACTAGCTCGTGTGATTTGAGTTTGAGGAGGTAGAGTGACATCTGTGGGAGGGGAAGTTGAAGAATTTTGTAGCATATCAGAAGTGGAAGCTGGAGATTTTTGTGTCATATCAGTAGGAATGGGAAAAACAGAAGGTGCGAGGTGATCAAAGGGAAAGGTATCTTCATGAAACACCACATTTCTGGTAATGATTTCTTGCATTGAATCAATCTCAAGAAGTTTATAGCCCTTATACCCTTAGGGATAgcccaaaaaaatgcatttaGAAGCTCTTGGTGAGAATTTGTCTCTATGGCGATTGAGAGTAGATGCATAGCATAAGCATCCAAAAACCTTGAGATGAGAGTAGGATGGAGGTTTTTGGAAAAGAGCTTGAAAAGGGGATATATTGTTGGGCAACACAGAAGATGGGGTTCTGTTTATGAGGTAAGATGATGCAAGAATGCAGTCACCCCAAAAGGTATTAGGCAAATGAGATTGAAAAAGCAAACTTCTTCCCACATTTAAAAGATGTTGGTGTTTCCTTTCCACACGAGCATTTTATTGTGGAGTTTCCACACAAGAATGTTGTATGACTGTACCAAAGGAAGAATACAGATCTGGAAGATGAAACTCAGGTCCATTATCACACCTAATGGCTTTTATTTTTCTGGAAAACTGAGTATGTATAGTGTTGAAGAACTGTGTGAGGACATTCTTAACATCCGATTTATGTTGCATAAAAAAGGTCCATATAAATCTGGACTTATCATCAACAATGGTAAGAAAGTATGAGAAACCTTGTGAGGTACAAGGAGAGAAAGGTTCCCATATGTCACAGTGTATAAGAGTAAAAATGTCATCAGCAATAGAATCTGATGCATGGAAAGGCAGATGCTTTTGTTTAGCTAAATGACAAATCTCACATAGTGAGTGAGTTTTAtttgagaaaggaagaaaagATGACATAGACTTGAGCTTATTAAAGGATAAATAGCCAATTCTTCTATGCCATAGATCAACAGAAACAACAAAGTTTATAAAAGGAAGAGAAGGAGTAGAAGAACCCGAGGAAGGATTAGGCTCAACATCAAGTGTGTATAGGTTCCCCATTCTTTTACCCTTCCCAATCACAGTCCCCGGAGAAGTTTCCTGGATAGTGATGGAGTCATGAGTGAAATTAACAAAGCATGATAAAAATGAGGTAAGTGAACTGACAGAGATGAGGTTAAAAGTGAAGGTGGGAACACAGAGAACTGAATGAAGAATGATGGTGGGAGTGAGATAAACAGAACCTATGTGTGTGACAGTAGCTgtagcaccatttggtaagtttACAGATGCATTATCAATTGGAGATGAAGATGTAAACATAGTAATGTCACAGCACACATGATGAGTGGCACCGGTATCAAGTAGCCACAATGAAGTATGAGAAGAAATTGAAGCAATGAAATGAGAGAAAAGAGTAGTACCAGTGAAAGGAATTTGTTCGGCTGAATTGATAACTGGAGAATTGTTTTGTGCGGCTAAGGAGGAGGTGGAGATGATGTTGATGGAGTTAAGATGGCAGCAAGCTGTGACTGCAACAAAGATATTAGCTGCTGACACTGATCATAAGATGGCAAAGAAGGTGATGAAGGTGTAGAGATAGCCTTATCAGTGTTTTCAGGTAAGTAATCATCCACATAGTTTACTGATTTTGTAGGCAAAAACTTTCCTCGACCTCTTCCATAACTCCGAGGAAAACCGTGCAAAGAAAAACATCTATCCACAGTATGATTATTTCTTCTACAGTGAGAACATTGCAGCCTGCCTCGGCCATAGTTCATAGAAGCTGCATTGGCATATGGTTGCTCACTTGCTAtaattgaagtagatgatggTAGACAACCTTCAATACTCTTTTATCTTTCATCTTGAACAACCATGGAAAAAATCTTGGAGAGTGAGGGTAATGGAACAGTAGAGAGAATGCTGGATCTGAGAGAACGATGGATTCAGACCTATGAGGAACTGCATTGTGCAGTCATCCTCCTGATACTTGTGCCATTTCAGAGCACTGTCACAACGACAGGCAGTGCAAGTGCACCAAGCAAGAGGCTGAGAGTGTTTAAACTCATCCCAAACAATTCTGAGATTTGTGAAGTAAGAATTCACATCTGAGTTACCTTGAGTGAGAAACATAAGCTGTTGTTTCAGCTGATAGGATCTGGCAGAGTCGATTTGAGAGAATCGATCACGAAGATCTAACCAAAGCTCATGAGCATCTTCAATATACATTATACTCGAACAGATCTGAGGAGAAACCGAATTTCGCAGCCATGAAATCACCATGCTGTTGCATCTAATCCATGAAGGAGATAGGAGATCATCAATTGGTGGTCGTGGAAGCGATCCATTGACAAACACAAGCTTGTTCTTAGCGATCAAGGCTGTGACGACGGATCTACTCTAATTGATGTAGTTAGAACCGATTAACAAGTGAGGAACAAGCTGGAGACTTGGATTATCACTAGCATGAAGATAGTAAGGACTTGAGTTATCTTCAACCGGAATAATTACATCACCACTGCGATTTCCTCGAATAGGACGAGCCATCGAGTGAAAAGAGAGATAAGCGAAGCGGAATTATGGAATAACTgctgataccatgtagaaatTGAGAAACCAAACACACATACTACGAGATTGAGCTACACACACAAAGCTCACTCGAGCAATATGAAGATATACCAACTGACATgaacataaaatgataaaaccaGGAACATAGAATGATAGAGCCAACGAAAGAAAAAAACAGagaaattttatttgaatatgcTCAATCAAAAATGATTACATTTGGTTACAGCACGCTTTTATAGCTGATCAAACAAGAAGGGAAAGAAACTAGAAAGTGCCAGCTCATCCATAACTAATtatttaactaactaactaactggAAAATATCTTCCAACGGTCACCAACGGTAACTTGTTCTCGGCTTCTCACTTCGAGCTTTGTTTGATGTATTTCAACATGTCCTAAAATTTACCAATACAACAACGTGCCTAGCAACATAGTACATCTTGTCATCTGGCAAACAATTAATGTCCCTCAAAGAAAAGTATACAGACTCTATGACTCATGAGGCCGACATCATTTCACGTATAACAAAGCATGGACTAGGTTACACATTACCTGGCTGGAATTTCTATGAAAAGAAGCGCGCTCCTTGAGAAGAGCTTGATCATAAGAACCGCCACCGTCTTCAAGCTCTAATCTTGTACGCTCAAACTCCCTGAAATCCTCAACAAGTGATGCATGCTCTTTCTTAGCTCGAATGAAGTCGCTTGAACTCCTATGGAACCAACAGTTAAGGCACATTAACCAAACATGAAACTATATACTCAACCATATGACTATAAAGAAAAGCGAATGAAATTATAGAGGTAAggtattagagcatctccaactgtgctcttagctaagaccACGGTTGTGGGCGCAGTCCCACTTTTATTCATAGTTTTATTTcatgctcttagctaagacACAATACCCCTAACGCGCTCTTAGCTAAGGCATGCAAAAACTCCCAATTCATGGGTCCCActattctattatttaatttaaatacatcAATTACTAAACCTCAAATACAATTATCaattcctaaaaataaaaaaaaagtgcataattaaaatcataatttaagattgtataattaaaatcctaaattaacaaaacccactactcgtggctgaATTTCGTCCAAAGGTGTTCGACTAGATCTTGTTATAGTTGGATGTTGGCTTTGGTGCCGCGCATTGTTATTCTTTTGTCTATCCTCTCGCGCACTGTTTTATGCTTACTTTGGCGTGAGGGTTTTATAGATGATTTGGATGAATTGAggataaaaaattatcaaaaaaaatcaaacttttTTGAAAAAACATTCATAAAACAGCTCTATTTTTGGGAAGggggatttttttattttattttatattatatctTTAACAGATTTCTTCTGATTTTTtacgatttaaaaaaaacattttaacaaattaaaatgaCGTCCGATCGCGATCGCGCGGGGGCGATTGGGCATCACCAACTACACAGCCACCCGACGTCACAGCCGTTGCGAATGCTCTTAGGTTATTATATGCACCTTCCTTAGTCACCATTTCTACAAATATGAAACATCTTCAAAAATTCAACAGCAAGTCATACACACATAATGTATGGGATGAGCTAACCTAACCTGAGTAAGATCCTGAAGGATTTCCTGATGTCGTGTCAATGTAtgagaaatataattaaaatagtattaagaAAGTTGATGAATGAAGTTTCAAAGCTACGGCATTGGATGATATGGTTTGACGGAGTTGGTTTGCATGGTTGCTTCTaactcctcttcttcttcttcttcttcttctcttcaaCTGCAGATCTAATCTTTGAATTTGTATTTCTTTATGTAGATGAGGAGGGATGAGTGTTTTGGCATCTCAAATGCATTTGGAGacaattttatttgttaaacCTCATACACTTTTGGCATGGATCATATGCTACTtgattaaaaaacaaaacataatatcTTGATCAAACATAATACCTTCATTTGAGATGATCCTTTGAACAAAAGAGAAGGCAACACCGAGGTTGCTTAATTAGTGTTCCAAGAAAGGTGGTTTCAGTAGAATTCTTAGAGGCTTCATATTTCAGGTATGAACAGCAATCTCCTCAATTCTTTGCACCGAATCCAATAATTAATGATCATCAAGATGATTGGCGGCCTCATTTGCAAGATTATCTTTTTAAATACTATTTCCAATTAGTGTGTTTTCAAATCAAATGCCACTCCTTTTCGGTCCATCTCCTTTTTGCTTCCAAATACGAATGTAAACTGTTTGCCTCTGCTGGAGCTTTTGGGATGGGAGCTGCAAGACAATGCTTcaaatatatactatatttcttttttttccaattgATTTTCGTCTTGTTTACGACAAATCACAATCAGATGGCAGCTTGTTGGCTTCCTTGATTTAAGTGATTCAAGTGTTGACGATATTGGTAGCATTGATATTGTTGGCGTGTGATGCAGGATATGATTCTTGGGCAGTTCGGTTTCACACAAATACTGTAGTTAGGAGATGAATGATGAAATTTTGACTTTGATGCTATATGTATTGATGTGGAATTTCTTCCATCTTGTATTCTACATGCTTCAAATATAAACTCCAAACTATTATCttgaccgttagaaaatgtcaatagatgatcaaataatagtaacaaaatatgtcaacacagtgtcaacagtTGATATTATTtgtatacatttttttattcatatttaatGGTTTTGTAAAAATCTATAGATCAACCATGTTAAGTTCAAAATTAGTCTCTTGTGTTTGCACTAAAAACTTATTTAGTCTTATACGTTAAGTGCTCctgtataatactccctccgtcccagtttaagagtcactttttgccataaaagtccgtcccagtttaagagtcactTTTAGAATTTTCCATATTTGGACATACAATTTTACCCCACTCTTCATCAAAATTACATCAAAATGTCATTATCAACactaaaataattcaaaacaaAAACCCCACATTTAATTAATCCCTACCCCACCCAACCCACCCAACCCTTACATTACTCTCCTTTCCCCACTCTCTCTCCACCCTCCCCCTTCCCGATTCACTCTCGCTCGAACCCTAATCGGCGCCTCAGTTTTGTCGCCGCTCTAAACCCGCCGTGACTCCATCACCGTTGCCTTATCATGGCTGATGATCGGGTTGCAACGCCGGAGGCGCAGCCAGAAACCCTAATCGTCCCTGACACTCCACCGGAAGTCCTTGACCGGTGGGAAAGCGAACGAGCGGTCGATTGGTACCACCGATCGGGAAATCGACCACCGTTTGGTGGCGTTGATGGGTCTGAAACACCTCATTCATATGAGGTTGTCCGAGAATCTGAATTTCCAGCTTCGGTTGGGGTCttcgacggatctgaaaccCAACCACCGTCCCACCCCTGTGCGGAATCCGAAGCTCAaccaccgtcttctccaaaggTGTACACCGAGAATGAGAAAGCTATGTTGTTGATCTTGTTGCCTAGCATGAAAGATTTCCTCTAATCTTTGTTTCTTCGGTTGAGGTAAGCCACCCCCTATATAGGGTTTGGAGGCTGTTTGTATGGATTTGATTGAGGAATGTTGGAGGTTCTGACTTGTTGTGTCGGTTTGGAGACTCTGATTGAGTGTGATTTGCCCTATGTGATGAAATTTTCTGAGTTATGCATGCTATTATGTGTATACATTGTGTTGGTTGGATAATTATGATTAGAGCCACCCCTTTATGGgttggaggctctgatttgGTGCCTTTTGGCCTCTGTGATGAAAATTCTGTGAGATATGCATGCTATGATGTCTATACTCTGCCTTGGTTGGATAATTATGCTTAGAGCCACCCCTttatggtttggaggctctgattgTGTGTGATTTGGCCTCtgtgatgaaaattttctgagaGTTGCATGCTATGATGTCTATACTCTGCCTTGGTTGGATAATTATGCTTAGAGCCACCCCTttatggtttggaggctctgattgTGTGTGATTTGGCCTCtgtgatgaaaattttctgagaGTTGCATGCTATGATGTCTATACTCTGCCTTGGTTGGATAATTATGCTTAGAGCCACCCCTttatggtttggaggctctgattgTGTGTGATTTGGCCTCTGTGATGAAAATTTTATGAGAGTTGCATGCTATGATGTCTATACTCTGCCTTGGTTGGATAATTATGCTTAGAGCCACCCCTTTATGGGTTGGAGGCTCTGATTGTGTGTCATTTGGCCCTTGTGCTGGTTTTTgaacaaaaaacacacacttaAACCAATTACAGCTTCAATTTATACATACTACAGCTTGTAATGCAGCCTATATACCCTTAACACCCAAAATAAAGGCCACATACCCAAAAAAAGAAGTTTACATCCTAAACACCAACCTAGTTTGATGCTTATACTGTAAACCCCTTCACCAATTGCCCTAGCTACTATCCCAACACACTGATTAGATGTTCTATTTCATATGATCCACCCACATCATTCTGAGAAAGTTGAAGATACTCCAAGCTGTCCCTAATCAGAATCTCTTCAACCTCAAGTGAGGTAGGCAGCCCCACTGTCCTACTCAACCTATCTTTGTTCAAGTGGGGTATTTTGTAGTTGTTGCCCCCATGGACTTCTAGGATCTTGGTTAAGCAGCTTTGCAATGTTAGGAAAACCTTGTTTAGAGTCTGGGGTGTGAGTTCCTGAAAAGAACTCCAAACATTTGCTAACAATTCATCTATATTGGTGGCTAGTTTGTCATCTTGCAGAGACTGAATGGCCCTAAAAAAGCCAAGGTCTAGCACATTTGTATCTGGGGAGTTGGCTGGTTGGCTGACTAGATGGAATTTAAAACCATCTGTACTTGCAATAGCCTCAAATTGTAAGTCAGAGGATTTCAAGTGGGGTTTGGCATTATCTTGTTGGATGTATATCTCCTTGTTTGCATTGGCTGGCCACTTTGCCTTGATTGTTGGTATAATCTGAGCATGAAATGTTAATGCAAGCTTAGTTACCTAAATGATGACCTTAATAATGTCTATACTGTAATGAGAAACACTTAAATGTACAAACCTGATTAAGAAGGCATTCTCTCATGGCTTCTTTGTTAACTGATGGGATAGGCTTTGTCTCTAGTGTCCCTCTTGGCCTATTCTTTGACTTCCTCATGGCTGGCACTTGTTGTGTGAATGGAAATATGCCTATTTTACCATCAAAGATGGGCTGCCCATCACTGCCAAACATTGGCCTACTGACAGCACACATGAACATCACTTTAGTGATGAATCTTTTTGACTTACAAGACCTGTAAGGCTCATCCTCCTCCGGCAATAGGTAATATCTGTCTGAAGTCTTTGTCATGTAGAACCATTTCTCATCAATGTGAACAATGTTGTGCATTGCATGATATGTTAGCTTTCCTTCAGATATGTTTGGCTGAATATGACTAAGACTCCATCTCATTCTtgctattttgttcacatcagtaaGTGCATGCTTGATGGGCtctgattttgtttccattcacCCATCTGACAGCTGTGGACTTGCTAACATCCATCTTAATAGCAAGTTTTCTGATGGAGGATCTCTCAAGCATTGACAAGTGTCTAAACTTGTCTTCATCAAGATTTACTTTACCTTTTTTCTTAGTATAACCTGATGCTTTGCCTTTCATGACAACAGGTTGGCCTTGTTCAATTTGATGAGTGGCTATCTTCCACAAGCGGCTGACTGTCCTTGGATGCACTCTGAATTTTGTTGCAGCTGCTATGAGTGAACCATGTGGAAGTGCTCCAGCTCTGCATTGCTGTTGAAGGAACTGCACAATATGGTTTTTCTCTTGGCTGCTCAAACTTAGAGAGGCCCTCGGCCCTTGGCCAAACTCTGCCTCTTGTGGAGGCTCTGGCTCTGGAAACTGATCCTCTGGCTCTTGAAACTGATCTTGTTCGAACAGCTCCTGCTCCATCTCTTCATCCATCTCTTGCTCCATCTCCATTGCccaatgatgaaaattttctgagggCAACTTAGCTATAAATAGGTTTGCTTTCTTTTTTGGTAGGTGGAATAGATGAGTTTGATAGGAATGGAGTGAATGTATTTATAGGTTTAGCTTAAGCATAGACAAGTTTCCCTCCATTTATTGTACAGCATTCCCTCCAAATTTTGGAGTTTGAAATAAAGAAAGCACTATTAATCCTTGTTTGAATCAAGTATGGGCCGGATGCCCTTTTTTGTGTTTCAACCttcattattttttgttattagtAAATGATTAATcgtaatgaacatttatttaccttaagtttatttaatttaatgaatttgTCTTACAAGTCAACAATAAACATCTTTTAAATCTAAAAAGTCAAAAgggacccacattccaccatCTCACCTCATTTATTACACATTCTAcca
Encoded here:
- the LOC121754448 gene encoding uncharacterized protein LOC121754448; translated protein: MRWSLSHIQPNISEGKLTYHAMHNIVHIDEKWFYMTKTSDRYYLLPEEDEPYRSCKSKRFITKVMFMCAVSRPMFGSDGQPIFDGKIGIFPFTQQVPAMRKSKNRPRGTLETKPIPSVNKEAMRECLLNQIIPTIKAKWPANANKEIYIQQDNAKPHLKSSDLQFEAIASTDGFKFHLVSQPANSPDTNVLDLGFFRAIQSLQDDKLATNIDELLANVWSSFQELTPQTLNKVFLTLQSCLTKILEVHGGNNYKIPHLNKDRLSRTVGLPTSLEVEEILIRDSLEYLQLSQNDVGGSYEIEHLISVLG